The following are from one region of the Aspergillus luchuensis IFO 4308 DNA, chromosome 4, nearly complete sequence genome:
- a CDS encoding SUMO protease ULP2 (COG:O;~EggNog:ENOG410PNYF;~InterPro:IPR003653,IPR038765;~MEROPS:MER0011024;~PFAM:PF02902;~go_function: GO:0008234 - cysteine-type peptidase activity [Evidence IEA];~go_process: GO:0006508 - proteolysis [Evidence IEA]), translating to MPLFKQLSDFLSGRSSSRPPSSPQTSPDPAPPSDATSDHIQRTETSGAWNSGSPIDYGSLHTSLESLDPVTTAFSNAEGLRHPYEHRPVRPQYRQTVPRSDSGMRRLSGDTTHAKSRQRSEAYDELRLFPPNKWNDPGGIPIVPGQTKSNKPKSPFRPVDTISKGRDSGPVRAQGKPNRLRNSQPGNVTGYAGSERPNKRRRQDTLDSSRGNFTKPSDNDVEHPAQEAPRIAGHPPLDEYRSTENIVRPSRIQPSPKRGPLPNFGAPSDDDRDERFTKNATKERRRNNSFIADVDSGAEQERPDKHEILQSVEIINAKSQDPANKTKMGLRHEPEIAAKPRRRVSESRESPDELQGAVTVRPPPAQIGDKRAELGSQRTTGREHQSQDIKPTLFEASGPSKKGKRKNKKTKASEMSNQRSFKAKLVRTGPIEQQASDGKSVEVHVDMTKRTIALCQETDLENVFEAPLSRVRQILKAESPNNKVRLVLSKTSELDNRIDIEFMSFTVKEEFCCLLGEVDVRDKSSEWMDKAFNKAQRETNQSTNGMKRPSSESGLEQVPDKQRDTTKRVKLTDNLRDENGVAAGRQPSPPDAASRERANPSLTAPKPNKSNPSQPESSPSRVSKSATDPGVEIPVKKSASSITTRAMSRLPSATTVVCDDSDDENTQPPLPAVNTEKWHKPLVYPLVGKKKAEVDVYDLDRLRENEFLNDNLIGFYIRFLQDHLERTNSDAAKRVYFFNSFFHDTLMNVPRGKRGINYDGVQKWTRTVDIFSHDYVVVPINESAHWYVAIICNLPSLQGIVQEGLDPNEPTPGEKEPSGPPDSQVQEISETPEPEVATDKDKEEKHANGSGPTRAELARRSLETMRIADGAGKDQPAESPAADQEWPELEASPERPSKTLSSLTENATTPEKLDTKEAAQLPEPSAKPRKQKAKRAGPRYDVCQPIIITFDSLNVPRSPTISSLREYLYEEAKSKKGVEIDKGLIKGMRARDIPLQPNYSDCGLYLLAYLEKFVQDPDVFVRKLLQKEMDSKDDWPPLKSGLLRRRLRKFLDMLYDEQEQLKRHEISDKDTMVNKKPVCYLLGSPVLEGAESESKRSPRKKESSNGSEGLAQAVNSERQSQAEAGTSAGQDKPKEIQRSPVVDTKESRHPEASPEKDVVLVPDSQPEAAPPKTKSKPSKPRRQSPESETQPRTVVHNNEEDAPEGHSPDDGVRVVAVETQVRGTPTR from the exons ATGCCACTCTTCAAACAACTCTCAGACTTCCTCTCCGGCCGCTCCTCCAGTcgacccccctcctccccgcaaACCTCCCCCGATCCTGCGCCCCCATCAGATGCGACCTCCGACCACATACAGCGGACTGAGACGTCCGGCGCATGGAATTCCGGTTCGCCTATAGATTACGGATCTCTTCATACATCTCTTGAAAGTCTTGATCCGGTCACC ACTGCTTTCAGCAATGCCGAAGGACTTCGACATCCTTACGAACACCGACCTGTACGTCCACAATATCGCCAGACCGTTCCTCGATCAGATTCAGGAATGCGTCGCCT GTCTGGCGACACAACACATGCCAAGTCGCGCCAGCGTTCCGAAGCATACGATGAACTTAGGTTGTTTCCTCCCAATAAGTG GAATGACCCCGGTGGAATCCCTATAGTGCCAGGACAAACAAAGAGCAATAAGCCCAAG TCACCTTTCAGACCTGTGGATACGATATCGAAAGGCCGAGACAGTGGACCGGTTCGTGCACAAGGAAAACCGAATCGCCTACGGAACAGCCAGCCAGGAAATGTCACAGGATACGCAGGCTCTGAAAGACCCAACAAACGGCGCCGCCAGGATACCCTCGATTCCAGCCGTGGAAATTTCACAAAACCGTCTGACAACGATGTTGAGCACCCCGCTCAGGAGGCGCCCCGCATCGCCGGTCACCCACCAC TGGACGAGTACCGAAGCACTGAAAATATCGTGAGACCTTCCCGGATACAACCAAGCCCAAAGCGTGGTCCCTTACCCAACTTCGGAGCACCGTCCGATGATGACCGCGACGAACGTTTCACGAAAAATGCAACCAAAGAAAGACGGAGAAACAATTCTTTCATCGCCGACGTAGACTCCGGCGCCGAGCAGGAACGACCTGACAAACATGAGATCCTACAAAGCGTCGAAATCATAAATGCGAAATCACAGGACCCTGCAAATAAGACAAAGATGGGTCTGCGTCATGAGCCGGAAATCGCGGCAAAACCCAGAAGACGGGTGTCTGAATCGCGGGAGAGTCCCGATGAGCTTCAAGGGGCGGTAACGGTGCGGCCACCGCCCGCTCAAATTGGAGACAAGAGAGCTGAGCTTGGAAGTCAACGCACGACAGGCCGTGAGCACCAGTCTCAAGACATCAAACCAACTCTTTTCGAAGCCTCCGGGCCAAGCAAGAAAGGGAAacggaagaacaagaagaccaaAGCTTCCGAAATGTCGAACCAGCGATCCTTCAAAGCGAAGCTCGTCCGAACTGGTCCTATCGAACAGCAGGCATCGGACGGCAAGTCCGTTGAGGTTCACGTTGACATGACAAAACGCACAATCGCACTGTGTCAAGAGACAGATTTGGAGAACGTTTTTGAAGCGCCTCTTTCTAGAGTACGACAGATCCTGAAAGCAGAATCACCAAACAATAAGGTTAGATTAGTGCTATCGAAGACGTCGGAACTCGATAACCGGATCGATATCGAGTTCATGTCTTTCACTGTGAAGGAGGAATTCTGCTGTTTATTGGGTGAGGTCGACGTTCGTGACAAGTCAAG CGAATGGATGGACAAAGCGTTCAACAAGGCCCAAAGAGAAACTAATCAATCTACAAATGGAATGAAACGGCCATCATCGGAAAGCGGCCTTGAGCAAGTCCCGGACAAGCAGCGTGACACCACGAAACGGGTGAAGCTTACGGACAATCTGCGAGATGAAAACGGGGTTGCCGCTGGGAGACAGCCGTCGCCGCCGGACGCCGCCTCTCGGGAACGTGCAAACCCCTCCCTTACTGCACCCAAGCCCAACAAGTCGAACCCATCGCAGCCTGAATCAAGCCCAAGCCGTGTGTCGAAGAGCGCCACGGACCCCGGTGTGGAAATTCCCGTGAAGAAGTCTGCgtccagcatcaccacaaGAGCCATGTCGCGTCTTCCTTCCGCGACTACTGTAGTGTG TGACGatagcgatgatgaaaataCGCAGCCACCTTTGCCAGCTGTAAACACTGAAAAGTGGCACAA ACCCCTTGTTTATCCGCTAGttgggaaaaagaaggccgAGGTGGATGTTTACGACCTTGACCGACTGCGCGAGAACGAGTTCTTGAACGACAACCTTATCGGGTTCTACATTCGATTCCTGCAAGATCATCTGGAGCGCACCAATAGTGACGCGGCGAAGAGAGTCTATTTCTTCAACTCTTTCTTTCACGATACACTTATGAATGTCCCTCGAGGAAAGCGGGGCATAAATTATGACGGCGTGCAGAAGTGGACGAGGACCGTCGACATATTTAGTCATGATTATGTCGTGGTTCCAATCAATGAAAGTGCGCACTGGTATGTTGCTATAATTTGCAACTTACCAAGCCTGCAGGGGATTGTCCAGGAAGGGCTGGATCCAAATGAACCAACACCAGGCGAAAAAGAGCCTTCGGGGCCACCAGACAGTCAGGTTCAGGAGATCTCTGAAACGCCAGAGCCGGAAGTAGCCACCGATAAggacaaggaagaaaaacaCGCTAACGGCTCAGGCCCTACGAGAGCGGAGTTAGCTAGGCGATCCCTAGAAACGATGAGGATAGCTGATGGGGCTGGAAAAGACCAGCCTGCAGAGAGTCCTGCTGCAGACCAAGAGTGGCCTGAACTCGAAGCTAGCCCAGAAAGGCCTTCCAAAACTCTTTCCAGTCTCACAGAGAACGCGACGACGCCCGAGAAGCTTGATACGAAGGAAGCTGCTCAACTGCCCGAACCATCAGCTAAGCCTCGCAAACAAAAGGCAAAGCGAGCGGGCCCTAGATACGACGTCTGCCAGCCGATCATTATTACTTTTGACTCGCTGAATGTGCCCCGTTCGCCAACAATAAGCTCCCTTCGTGAATATTTATACGAAGAAGCCAAATCCAAGAAGGGCGTCGAAATCGACAAAGGCCTGATCAAGGGTATGAGGGCCCGGGATATTCCCCTGCAGCCCAACTATTCCGACTGCGGTCTGTATCTTCTGGCGTACCTGGAGAAATTCGTCCAAGATCCGGATGTGTTTGTCAGGAAGCTTCTTCAGAAGGAGATGGATTCGAAAGACGACTGGCCTCCGCTGAAGTCCGGTCTCCTCCGACGGCGACTCCGCAAATTCCTTGACATGCTTTATGACGAGCAGGAGCAGCTCAAACGCCATGAGATCAGTGACAAAGACACTATGGTGAATAAGAAGCCAGTCTGTTACCTACTCGGTAGTCCCGTGCTGGAGGGTGCGGAGAGCGAAAGCAAACGTTCACCCCGGAAAAAAGAGTCGTCGAATGGCTCGGAGGGCCTTGCTCAGGCTGTGAATTCTGAACGACAGTCGCAAGCCGAAGCGGGAACTAGCGCGGGCCAGGACAAACCTAAGGAGATCCAAAGATCACCGGTAGTGGACACCAAAGAGTCACGGCACCCCGAAGCATCTCCCGAGAAAGATGTTGTCCTAGTCCCAGACAGTCAGCCGGAGGCAGCGCCACCTAAGACCAAATCCAAACCATCAAAGCCACGACGACAGAGTCCGGAGTCGGAGACACAGCCGCGCACCGTTGTCCACAACAACGAAGAAGATGCTCCGGAGGGCCATAGTCCTGACGACGGTGTGAGAGTTGTGGCAGTCGAGACCCAAGTACGAGGGACACCCACGAGGTAG
- a CDS encoding signal peptidase complex subunit SPC3 (BUSCO:EOG09264VC6;~COG:U;~EggNog:ENOG410PNVJ;~InterPro:IPR007653;~PFAM:PF04573;~TransMembrane:1 (i12-33o);~go_component: GO:0005787 - signal peptidase complex [Evidence IEA];~go_component: GO:0016021 - integral component of membrane [Evidence IEA];~go_process: GO:0006465 - signal peptide processing [Evidence IEA]), whose product MHSTLNRAQGVFGFFTTVALFVAGLAALSVFLYPTDDVTSSVKLRDVKVTKGRPHYYSTRKEEYAAMKFDLDADLTPLFNWNTKQLFVYVYATYPSDPSNPTTSAPSHSVIWDTIIPAPESPYSFNALRERFFPSASSSASKKRSTKKTSSSSSSKTASKKASEPGKLRLRDQRAKYSIGDVSGKMAERENVTLSVGWNVQPWVGALWWAPHTGGAMRTKGDVGTSRAFGLPALKGRNVGTGTGTASAGNAAGAV is encoded by the exons ATGCACTCAACCCTCAACCGCGCCCAAGgcgtcttcggcttcttcacgACCGTCGCTCTCTTCGTCGCCGGTCTCGCTGCTCTCAGCGTATTTCTCTATCCTACTGACGATGTGACGTCTAGTGTGAAGTTGCGCGATGTGAAAGT AACAAAAGGTCGTCCCCACTATTACAGCACACGAAAGGAAGAATACGCCGCCATGAAATTCGATCTGGACGCTG ACCTAACCCCCCTCTTCAACTGGAACACCAAACAACTCTTCGTCTACGTCTACGCGACCTACCCCTCcgacccctccaacccaaccacctcCGCACCCTCCCACTCCGTCATCTGGGACACCATCATCCCGGCCCCGGAATCGCCGTACTCGTTTAATGCCCTGCGCGAGAGATTCTTtccttctgcatcatcgtCTGCGAGCAAGAAGCGCAGTACGAAGAagacttcatcttcatcttccagtaAGACTGCCAGTAAGAAGGCGTCTGAGCCTGGGAAACTGAGACTCCGCGATCAACGGGCAAAGTACTCCATCGGAGATGTTTCGGGGAAGATGGCTGAACGGGAGAATGTGACGCTTTCTGTCGGGTGGAATGTGCAGCCGTGGGTGGGGGCGCTGTGGTGGGCTCCGCACACGGGGGGTGCGATGAGGACGAAGGGGGATGTGGGCACGAGTAGGGCTTTTGGGTTGCCGGcgttgaaggggaggaatgtTGGGACTGGGACTGGGACTGCGTCTGCTGGTAATGCTGCGGGGGCAGTGTAG
- a CDS encoding gamma-glutamylcyclotransferase family protein (COG:S;~EggNog:ENOG410PR1J;~InterPro:IPR036568,IPR009288,IPR013024;~PFAM:PF06094) yields MGDHVLFFYGTLMAPPILHRVIHGHSTPEPWQKALLTIKPAILHGYRRHRVRYADYPGIIPTTPSSSSGADDGDDTAAGEASVLGTVVWGLTDGDVYRLDRFEGSEYEKRAVRVRVLNHQQQGEGEDGTGEIQAVLGAAAETEGSGETKEGEEVEAVTYVWTAGKERLENAEWDFEAFKRDKMAWWVQADERDW; encoded by the exons ATGGGCGACcacgtcctcttcttctacg GAACCCTAATGGcccctcccatcctccaccgcgTAATCCACGGCCACTCCACTCCAGAACCATGGCAAAAGGCTCTCCTGACAATCAAACCGGCAATACTGCATGGCTATCGACGTCATCGCGTCCGGTATGCGGATTATCCGGGTATTATACCTACCacaccttcatcttcgtctggtgcagatgatggtgatgatactgctgctggtgaggCATCTGTGCTAGGCACAGTAGTGTGGGGATTAACAGACGGGGACGTGTATCGATTGGATCGGTTCGAGGGGAGTGAGTATGAGAAGAGGGCGGTTAGGGTGAGGGTTCtaaatcatcagcagcagggtgagggtgaggatggtacCGGGGAGATACAAGCGGTGTTAGGTGCAGCAGCGGAGACAGAGGGCAGCGGTGAGAccaaggaaggggaggaagtagaGGCCGTTACGTATGTGTGGACTGCTGGAAAGGAGCGGTTAGAGAACGCGGAGTGGGATTTTGAGGCGTTCAAGAGGGATAAGATGGCGTGGTGGGTGCAGGCGGATGAGAGGGAttggtag
- a CDS encoding protein kinase PKP2 (COG:T;~EggNog:ENOG410PINT;~InterPro:IPR039028,IPR036784,IPR036890,IPR018955;~PFAM:PF10436;~go_function: GO:0004672 - protein kinase activity [Evidence IEA]): MAWSHSARRWRALRQCCTPKLRFNSTQQAHSPPPWRPVSALDEWVERDIRPISLRQLTFFGRTLTESRLISSANYVRTELPTRLAHRLRDIQRLPYVVVANPHLSMVYELYYKAFERFRTIPEIKTLDDNDKFCDILRKTLREHLVVIPKLATGVLECRELVPSDVLDSFMNTLLRARISRRVIAEQHLALTETFNSPWHFPGSQDRTDLNADFVGEVFLRCNAKEVAERCGKLAQDMLRQNGGSDKIPEISVQGHLEATFPYMLSHLEYIIGELLRNSIQAVSERYRDSTEKPPPIEVLICEAPQHVILRVSDQGGGIPRKVLPYLWSFNKGPYSTSHLQNLGQVPAMAATMQELCVPTERKDADRDTFRESSLDSLTSRPPNLRLGIGLPMSRVYAEYWAGSLELHSLEGYGVDAFLQISKLGNKNEQVTTRASIDAV; this comes from the exons ATGGCGTGGAGTCATTCAGCTCGTCGCTGGCGGGCTCTTCGTCAATGCTGCACTCCAAAACTACGATTTAATTCCACTCAGCAAGCTCACAGTCCGCCGCCGTGGAGACCGGTATCGGCATTGGACGA ATGGGTTGAGCGTGACATCCGTCCTATCAGTTTGCGACAGCTGACCTTCTTTGGACGAACCCTGACGGAATCCCGGCTTATCAGTTCGGCCAACTACGTACGAACTGAGCTTCCAACTAG ACTCGCCCATCGCCTACGAGATATACAACGACTCCCgtatgtggtggtggccaaTCCCCACCTGTCCATGGTGTACGAGCTCTACTACAAGGCATTTGAGCGGTTCCGGACCATCCCAGAGATAAAGACTTTGGATGACAATGACAAATTCTGCGACATCCTACGTAAAACGCTCCGAGAACACCTCGTTGTGATTCCCAAACTCGCAACGGGTGTTCTGGAGTGCCGCGAGCTCGTCCCGTCAGATGTGCTGGACAGCTTCATGAACACACTTCTCCGAGCG AGAATTTCACGCCGCGTTATCGCCGAGCAACATCTTGCTTTAACGGAAACCTTTAACTCCCCATGGCACTTCCCTGGCTCCCAAGATCGCACAGATCTAAATGCCGACTTCGTCGGGGAGGTATTTCTCAGATGCAACGCGAAAGAGGTTGCTGAACGGTGCGGGAAGCTGGCGCAGGATATGTTGCGGCAGAACGGTGGATCGGATAAGATCCCGGAAATCTCGGTGCAGGGTCACCTTGAGGCCACCTTCCCTTACATGCTAAGTCATTTGGAATATATCATCGGTGAGCTACTCCGCAATTCGATCCAAGCTGTGAGTGAACGATACCGGGACTCTACGGAGAAACCACCGCCTATCGAGGTTCTCATATGCGAGGCCCCGCAGCATGTGATCTTGCGGGTATCGGATCAGGGTGGCGGCATACCGCGTAAGGTCCTGCCGTACCTGTGGTCTTTCAACAAGGGCCCTTACAGCACATCACATCTCCAAAATTTGGGACAGGTTCCCGCCATGGCTGCCACCATGCAGGAGCTGTGCGTGCcgacagaaagaaaggatgCGGATCGGGACACGTTCCGCGAGAGCTCGCTGGACTCGCTGACCTCGCGGCCTCCCAATCTGCGTCTGGGGATCGGTCTGCCCATGAGCCGAGTGTATGCCGAGTACTGGGCGGGCAGCTTGGAGCTCCACAGCCTCGAAGGTTACGGAGTGGATGCGTTCCTGCAGATCTCGAAACTCGGCAACAAGAACGAACAGGTGACGACACGTGCGTCGATTGATGCAGTATAG
- a CDS encoding YqaE/Pmp3 family membrane protein (COG:S;~EggNog:ENOG410PRB2;~InterPro:IPR000612;~PFAM:PF01679;~go_component: GO:0016021 - integral component of membrane [Evidence IEA]), whose amino-acid sequence MISGCSVDLLINILLTILGYLPGHIHAFYLEYVYYANRNAGSGEAPRRAPGVYSERIQRGGNHHTTYGTIP is encoded by the exons ATGATCTCGGGTTGCAGTGTTGATCTGCTTATCAATATACTCTTGACGATCCTGGG TTACCTCCCCGGCCATATCCACGCATTCTACCTCGAATACGTATACTACGCCAATCGCAACGCAGGGTCAGGAGAAGCACCACGTCGCGCGCCGGGAGTCTATTCCGAACGGATTCAGCGCGGGGGGAATCATCACACGACGTATGGCACGATCCCTTGA